CATTTCGAGCTGGTTGACGGCCGTGCTGGGGATGAAGTCGCACCCGACGAGCCACGGCAGGGCGGCATACCACTGGTTGGCCTTCTCGGCGGTCCATCGGGAGGCAGGCTGAGAGGCGGCAGCGCCGCCGGCTATGGCCGGCATGATCGCCGGAAGAGTGACGGGCACAATCGTCAGGCACAGACTCGAACCAAGCCGATCAAGAATTCTGTTCATGATTGCCTTTCCGTTCGATGAGGGATGCCTCGGGCTGAACCGCGACTCGCATCCGCGCGCCGGTGCTCGGCCAGAATCCCAGCGACGAATCGCCGGGCTATTCTCGTTGGCCGCAACGGGGCTTGTCCATGGCGGGCATGGCTGGGTTCCGCCGAGGAATCGCCAGGCTGTTTCCATTGCTCACCGCGGGGCCCCAGTGGACGGCCACTGTCTGGCGGATGCACCTGTTGTCACGATTCTCGTTTCGCGGGCTGTGCATGTTGGGCCCGCGTGTGGTAGTCTACCGCAAATTGCGGACTCGTGACAAATGGTCTGTTGACGTGAGGAAGTCTACAAATGTCGGATGCCATCAACATCGCGGTCAAGCCGGCCGGAAGATCCCGGCAGTTGACGACCTTCAATCTGGAAAAGCGGTCGAAGACGGTTGTCCTGCCGCCCGGGCGGCCGGTGACCGTCGGCGAGGTTCAAGGTGCCGGTTACATCGGCCGCCTCTGGCTGACGTTTCCGGGCTGGTTCTGGCAACACTGGCATACGACGGCGGCGATCGATCCGACGATGCTCAAGTCGTTGATTCTGCGGATCTATTGGGACGGCGCGGCCACTCCGGCGGTCGAGTGTCCGATGGGTGACTTTTTCGGCGCCGGCCAGTGCGAGTTCAACTCGTTCACCTCCCGGTACGTCGGCACGTCCAGCGGCGGGTTCTACAGCCACTGGCCGATGCCCTATGCCAAGGGTTTCCGCATTGAGGTCGAGAATCGCCACCCGCGCAACGGCACGGACATTTTCGTCAACGCCAACTATCAGGAACTCGATGCGATGCCAGAAAGAACGGGCTACTTCTGCACCCAGTTCCGGACCGGCCGCCGCAAGCCGGGCGAAGAAGCCCTGATCGTCGACACCACCGGAAGCGGTCACTTCGTCGGCATGATGCTGCACATGCAGGGCGAGCTGCTGCATTACC
This window of the Phycisphaerae bacterium genome carries:
- a CDS encoding DUF2961 domain-containing protein, with product MSDAINIAVKPAGRSRQLTTFNLEKRSKTVVLPPGRPVTVGEVQGAGYIGRLWLTFPGWFWQHWHTTAAIDPTMLKSLILRIYWDGAATPAVECPMGDFFGAGQCEFNSFTSRYVGTSSGGFYSHWPMPYAKGFRIEVENRHPRNGTDIFVNANYQELDAMPERTGYFCTQFRTGRRKPGEEALIVDTTGSGHFVGMMLHMQGELLHYLSFLEAPEYVYIDDDWDKPRFTGTGLEDYFNGGWYFRDGEFNGPLHGVPLKDPLRSMVTMYRFHEADAIAFDRRFKLTFVNPWAVDRLKPYWYSSVAYYYCNAPAPVQPPMPPHEEVMKLYRTRDTDHISIP